From the genome of Spinacia oleracea cultivar Varoflay chromosome 2, BTI_SOV_V1, whole genome shotgun sequence, one region includes:
- the LOC130467449 gene encoding uncharacterized protein, with protein MVCSDEAWEVSIKLMYQKLSGTHAKVPWRRLTCHNQATPKSLFILWVNIWKRLPTLDRLLQWNIVSSSLCPMCQVGSESLEHMFFDCQFSAQVWQKVLKLLQFARRHVGFTDELRWVLKSCKRGGNRHKLLRMFFDESVYSLWLNRNNQVYNKHCKSPTELFR; from the coding sequence ATGGTCTGTAGTGATGAAGCATGGGAAGTTTCTATTAAACTAATGTACCAGAAGCTTAGTGGCACTCATGCCAAAGTTCCTTGGAGGAGATTAACCTGTCACAATCAGGCTACACCAAAAAGTCTGTTTATTTTATGGGTTAATATCTGGAAAAGACTTCCTACCCTGGATAGGCTGCTGCAGTGGAATATAGTATCCTCCAGTTTGTGTCCTATGTGCCAAGTTGGTTCTGAATCTTTGGAGCATATGTTTTTTGACTGTCAGTTTTCAGCTCAAGTTTGGCAGAAGGTTCTGAAACTTCTGCAGTTTGCAAGAAGGCATGTTGGATTTACTGATGAACTGAGGTGGGTTCTTAAAAGTTGCAAGAGAGGAGGTAATAGACACAAGTTGTTAAGAATGTTCTTTGATGAGAGTGTGTATTCTCTATGGTTAAATAGGAATAATCAAGTGTATAACAAGCATTGTAAAAGTCCCACTGAACTGTTTAGATAA
- the LOC110787140 gene encoding uncharacterized protein, with protein sequence MYVVGDVPTIASVKRYIAANWSRVGVPNVFLHDDGYFVIKFNSLAERDEILCKGPYTFFNKPVIIKPWTAAFNFYEEVLKVIPLWVKLSNLPLNCWSCDSLSRIASLLGVPVCADDCTTRQQRVSFARLLVEMDVTANLPDHVWIEDVNGNEFKQQVVYDWKPSYCKKCQMPGHNCDTVPVRKVPPVVKKVWVPKKQQNRAG encoded by the coding sequence ATGTATGTGGTGGGTGATGTTCCTACAATTGCTTCTGTAAAACGTTACATAGCTGCAAATTGGAGTCGGGTAGGAGTTCCTAATGTTTTCCTGCACGATGATGGCTACTTTGTTATTAAATTTAATTCGCTTGCTGAGAGGGATGAAATTCTTTGCAAAGGACCCTATACCTTCTTCAATAAACCTGTGATCATTAAACCTTGGACAGCTGCTTTCAATTTCTATGAGGAGGTATTGAAGGTAATCCCTCTTTGGGTGAAACTGTCTAACCTTCCCCTCAACTGTTGGAGTTGTGATTCACTTAGTAGGATAGCAAGCCTTCTGGGTGTGCCTGTGTGTGCAGATGACTGTACCACTAGACAGCAAAGGGTATCTTTTGCTAGGTTGTTAGTTGAGATGGATGTCACTGCTAATCTGCCTGACCATGTGTGGATTGAAGATGTCAATGGGAATGAATTCAAGCAGCAGGTGGTGTATGACTGGAAGCCTTCATATTGTAAGAAATGTCAGATGCCAGGACACAACTGTGATACAGTTCCTGTTAGGAAGGTTCCACCAGTGGTGAAAAAAGTGTGGGTTCCTAAGAAGCAGCAGAATAGGGCCGGGTGA